One Eretmochelys imbricata isolate rEreImb1 chromosome 22, rEreImb1.hap1, whole genome shotgun sequence DNA window includes the following coding sequences:
- the BSX gene encoding brain-specific homeobox protein homolog, producing the protein MDLHFTAPAHPVSAPRPTSFFIEDILLHKPKSLREVPPEHFSSPLASRVPLLDYGYPLMPTPTLLAPHPHHALHKPEHHHPYFLTASGMPVPALFQHHPHAELPGKHCRRRKARTVFSDSQLSGLEKRFEMQRYLSTPERVELAAALSLSETQVKTWFQNRRMKHKKQLRKTQDDPKNPSGEECLEQGSSEPELTDKASSDLRKASQQPAFLLEENEDEVDIVEDGDICATPHLI; encoded by the exons ATGGACCTCCACTTTACCGCGCCCGCGCACCCCGTCTCCGCGCCAAGGCCGACCTCCTTCTTCATCGAAGACATTTTGCTCCACAAGCCCAAGTCCTTGAGAGAGGTCCCGCCGGAGCACTTCTCCAGCCCCTTAGCCTCCAGGGTTCCTCTCCTGGACTATGGGTACCCTCTgatgcccacccccaccctcctggcGCCCCATCCGCACCATGCGCTCCACAAGCCGGAGCATCACCACCCGTACTTCTTAACCGCCTCGG GCATGCCCGTGCCCGCCCTCTTCCAGCACCACCCGCACGCCGAGCTGCCCGGCAAGCATTGCCGCCGCCGCAAGGCCCGCACCGTCTTCTCCGACTCGCAGCTCTCCGGCCTGGAGAAGAGGTTCGAGATGCAGCGGTACCTCTCCACCCCGGAGCGCGTGGAGCTGGCCGCCGCCCTCAGCCTCTCCGAGACGCAG GTAAAAACGTGGTTCCAGAACAGAAGAATGAAGCACAAAAAGCAACTGAGGAAAACCCAAGACGACCCAAAGAACCCCAGCGGGGAggagtgcctggagcagggctcCAGCGAGCCTGAACTGACCGACAAAGCCAGCTCGGACCTCCGCAAGGCCAGCCAGCAACCCGCGTTCCTGCTGGAGGAGAACGAAGATGAGGTGGACATCGTTGAGGATGGGGACATTTGCGCCACCCCGCATCTGATATAG